TCAAACATGGTTTTAACAATAAATCGATAGGACAAGTGCATAACGAAAAGGCTCTGTTTAGTGGGAGTCGCCGCTTATACTTTATTGAAGGAAAACTCAGTTTTTTTAACTGAACGTAAATAACCGAAAAAGTTCTCCGTGAATAACTACGAGGCTAAATACTTATCGTATATTTTTTGGAACTCTCCACTTTCTTTTAAATACCTCAGTCCTAAATTAAAGTCGTCTCGTATTTGTTTGTCTCTAAATACTGGACGGTAATTCATTGGGTCTACTGTGATAAAATTATGCTCATCAACATCACTAATTTCTAATTCTTTCATTAACTCAATTTTATTAACAAAGTATTTGAAAATATAACGGTCACAGAGCACCACATCGAATCGCCCTAGTTGTAATAATTCAACTTGTTTTAATTGATCACTGACGCCAAAAAATCGGTTTTCTTTAACGACATTGTTTAACCAGTCGGGATATCGTTTTTCCGCGCCTTGAAAGGAAGCAACGTGAAGGGAGTCTAAGTCACTCGGTTTATTTATTGTAATATTTCTACTTTTAAGGGTAATAAAAATATTGTCATAAATAACGGCCGGATTCGCATAAAAACCATCCTTTAAATGAACGCCCATATCGCCCATCGCAGCATCGACCTGATTCTGACGAAAAGCGATAGGAACTCGACCTAAAGGAAAGTACAAAGGTTTTAGTGTATGTCCCTTATATGCCAAAGCAGCAGATATGATATCAATTTCAATCCCAGAATTACTTGTTTCAATAATATAAGGAGGGATCTCTTGGCTAAACGCCATTAAGACTTCGTGAGCGCTAGCTTTACTGCACATTAATCCACTGATAAAAAGAAAACAGTATTTGAGTAATTTAATTATTATTCCAAAAATTTATCACATGATACCTATAAGCAGTATATAGCAGTATATTGCTAATGATCAAACCCCATCAGCTAATGTGCAATTGAATTATGTATCCTATGACAAAGGCACAAATACAATCTCACCTAACTATTCAAATAACTCAAATCAAGACTGCTCTTTACTGAAAATACTCTATTCGCAAGAATATTATATAATTTATTGCTTATTTATCGAGCACTCATACAGTTTAGTGTAAAAACTTCACTTTTTGGCTTGATTTATTTGACCAACGTGGCACTGTGTACAGGCTGAATATGTATTCAGTCCACAATTCGATTCAAACAATAATTAAAGGAGTAGCGCTTCAATGTGTTCAATCTTTGGTATATTAGATATAAAAACAGGTGCAGATGCACTTCGTCCTACAGCGTTAGAATGTTCTCGTCTTTTACGTCACCGCGGTCCCGATTGGTCTGGAATTTATCACAGCGACAATGCCATATTAGTGCATGAGCGTTTATCTATTGTTGATACTGAGCATGGTGCTCAACCTTTATACAATGGTGATAAAAGCAATGTACTTGCTGTTAACGGTGAGATTTATAACCACAAAGCATTAGCCAGTGCTTTAAACGTTGATTATGAATTTCAAACAGCCTCAGATTGTGAAGTTATTCTCCCTCTATATGAAGAATTTGGTGTTGAATTTGTTGACAAACTACAAGGTATGTTTGCCTTTATTGTGTACAACGAAAAAGATAACTCTTATTTAATAGCACGTGATCACATTGGTATTATTCCTTTGTACACGGGTTATGATAGTGAAGGTAACTTCTATGTTGCCTCAGAAATGAAAGCGTTAATGCCGATTTGTAAAACCGTTGAAGAATTTCCTCCTGGACATATTCTTGATAGCCGTGTTGGGAAATTACAACAATATTACAAACGTAACTGGCAAGAATATGCCGCGATAAAAGATAATACCACTAGTACGACTAAAATTCGTGAAGCATTAGAAGAGTCAGTTAAAAGTCATTTAATGACTGATGTACCTTATGGCGTATTGTTATCAGGTGGTTTAGATTCTTCACTCATTTCTGCGATTACGCAAAAATTTGCAGCTCGTCGTATTGAAGACAACGATTTAGCTGAAGCTTGGTGGCCAAAAGTACATTCATTTGCCTGTGGCCTTGCAGGTTCTCCTGATTTAATTGCAGCACAAACCGTCGCAGATAGTATTGGTACTATTCACCACAGTGTAGTGTTTACCGAGCAAGAAGGTATTGATGCACTTAAAGAAGTTATTTATCACTTAGAAACCTATGATGTAACAACTATCCGTGCTTCTACGCCAATGTACTTAATGGCGCGTAAAATCAAAGCAATGGGTATTAAAATGGTACTTTCTGGTGAAGGTGCTGATGAAATATTTGGCGGATACTTGTACTTCCATAAAGCACCAAACGCACAAGAGTTCCATGAAGAGCTTAACCGTAAGCTTGATCGACTTCATAAATTTGATTGCTTACGGGCAAACAAATCAATGTCGGCTTGGGGCATTGAAGCGCGCGTACCATTTTTAGACAAAAACTTTATGGATGTTGCAATGCGCATCAACCCTGAAGATAAGTTGTGTGGCAATGGTAAAATGGAAAAAGCTATTTTACGTGAATCTTTTGAAGGTTACTTACCAAAAGAAATCTTATGGCGTCAAAAAGAGCAATTCTCAGACGGTGTAGGTTATTCTTGGATTGATGGTTTAAAAGCCCATGTTGAGTCACTTGTTACTGAACAACAGCTTGAAAATGCTCACATTAGATTCCCGGTAAATACACCTGATAACAAAGAAGGTTATTACTACCGTACTGTTTTTGAAGACAAATACCCATTAGCTACAGCTGCTGATTGTGTTATTGGCGGAAAATCTGTTGCTTGTAGCACAGAAGAAGCCTTAGCTTGGGATGAAAGCTTTCAAAATAACGCAGATCCATCGGGTCGTGCGGTACTCAGTGTACATAACGAGAGTTATTAATACTCTTTAGTAAGAAGATTGTTTTACAGTAAAAATAAAAAGCCGATAATTATTATTATCGGCTTTTTTAATGGCTAAAATTAGCTTTTGTTTACGCCATTGCTTTATTCAACTGATGGAACATCAATAGCAGAGAAAACCTTTTTACCTGCTACCCAAGTTTGTGATACCTGACTTTGCCAAATTGTGCTTTCAGGCATAGTCAGTAAGTCATCCGCAAGTAAAATGAAATCAGCTTTTTTACCGGCTTCTAAGCTGCCTATAAGCTTTTCTTGATGCCCCGCATATGCCGCATCAATGGTAAAGCTTCTTAATGCTTCAGTACGCGTCATTTTCTGGTCCGCATACCAGCCTCCGATAGGTAAATCTTTATGATCTTGTCTGGTAATTGAGGCATGTAAACCAAAGAATG
The DNA window shown above is from Colwellia psychrerythraea 34H and carries:
- the asnB gene encoding asparagine synthase B is translated as MCSIFGILDIKTGADALRPTALECSRLLRHRGPDWSGIYHSDNAILVHERLSIVDTEHGAQPLYNGDKSNVLAVNGEIYNHKALASALNVDYEFQTASDCEVILPLYEEFGVEFVDKLQGMFAFIVYNEKDNSYLIARDHIGIIPLYTGYDSEGNFYVASEMKALMPICKTVEEFPPGHILDSRVGKLQQYYKRNWQEYAAIKDNTTSTTKIREALEESVKSHLMTDVPYGVLLSGGLDSSLISAITQKFAARRIEDNDLAEAWWPKVHSFACGLAGSPDLIAAQTVADSIGTIHHSVVFTEQEGIDALKEVIYHLETYDVTTIRASTPMYLMARKIKAMGIKMVLSGEGADEIFGGYLYFHKAPNAQEFHEELNRKLDRLHKFDCLRANKSMSAWGIEARVPFLDKNFMDVAMRINPEDKLCGNGKMEKAILRESFEGYLPKEILWRQKEQFSDGVGYSWIDGLKAHVESLVTEQQLENAHIRFPVNTPDNKEGYYYRTVFEDKYPLATAADCVIGGKSVACSTEEALAWDESFQNNADPSGRAVLSVHNESY
- a CDS encoding substrate-binding periplasmic protein, which translates into the protein MAFSQEIPPYIIETSNSGIEIDIISAALAYKGHTLKPLYFPLGRVPIAFRQNQVDAAMGDMGVHLKDGFYANPAVIYDNIFITLKSRNITINKPSDLDSLHVASFQGAEKRYPDWLNNVVKENRFFGVSDQLKQVELLQLGRFDVVLCDRYIFKYFVNKIELMKELEISDVDEHNFITVDPMNYRPVFRDKQIRDDFNLGLRYLKESGEFQKIYDKYLAS